A window of Mangifera indica cultivar Alphonso chromosome 11, CATAS_Mindica_2.1, whole genome shotgun sequence contains these coding sequences:
- the LOC123229695 gene encoding disease resistance-like protein DSC1, whose product MASSSSTTVEVKKHDVFLSFCGVDTRYTFANTLHEILQSSGIDVFIDYELKRGEHISSSLMSEISDSMISVIIFSKGYASSRWCLEELVKILECRNTEKQVVIPVFYHINPSDVRHQTGYFGEGFKELLGSMDKGKLERVQWTEEQCTEKVLQWKNALREAADISGRSTEEDPFDYSLANKVVQDIWLTLNNMVPTNNYEKLVGVESTIRHIIDLLSARSRNVHAIGIWGMPGIGKTTIANCVFSQIRSRFEGSYFVENIREESMSLNRLKPMRQELLSSIFEHADLMTNSKVIKTKRRRKQVLIVFDDVTTLSQIEYLVEDMYSFGLGSRIIITTIDRQVLRSCGVDDIYIYEMRGLPEDEALQLFSWYAFKQSNPNKDYDDLSKRVVKYVEGVPLALKVLGCHLLCKSKQIWESAINRLEIIPHKDIHNVLKVCYEGLSDDERNIFLDIAYFLKLENIEFVMDFLNACYLEVESQVSVLKDKCLMTISRNNKVTMHKLLQDMGREIVRQESPGNPGIRSRLWNHIDIDNVLKENKVSIEDILLSSISSELRYICWYGCPLKSLQLNFLSENLVALHMPHSHIEQLWSSVQLDNLKHIDLSFSKHLRSQDLSLTPNVKILVLEGCTSLHEISSSIHGCKYELHMLNLRHCRSLESLPTDIHVASFEKVIFSGCSKLKQFPQASWDMKEIYLDETAIEDLPSSIENLSRLVILNLKDCSMLQRLPSSIYQLKSLQYLNLSGCLKLDGLPDKLGI is encoded by the exons atggcttcttcttcttccactaCTGTTGAAGTGAAAAAGCATGATGTATTCCTCAGTTTTTGTGGTGTTGACACCCGCTACACTTTTGCCAACACTTTACATGAAATTTTGCAGAGCAGTGGTATTGATGTTTTCATTGATTACGAACTTAAGAGAGGAGAGCACATTTCTTCATCTCTTATGAGCGAAATTTCGGATTCCATGATTTCAGTTATCATTTTCTCGAAAGGTTATGCATCTTCAAGATGGTGTCTGGAAGAACTTGTGAAGATCTTGGAGTGCAGGAATACGGAAAAACAGGTGGTAATACCAGTTTTCTATCATATCAATCCATCAGATGTAAGGCATCAAACTGGATATTTCGGAGAGGGATTTAAAGAGCTTCTAGGAAGTATGGATAAGGGGAAGTTAGAGAGGGTACAATGGACAGAAGAACAATGTACAGAGAAGGTGCTGCAGTGGAAGAATGCTTTGAGAGAAGCAGCTGATATATCCGGCCGATCAACAGAAGAGGACCC gTTCGATTATAGTCTTGCAAATAAAGTTGTCCAAGATATTTGGTTGACACTAAACAACATGGTCCCCACTAATAATTACGAAAAATTGGTTGGAGTTGAATCAACCATCCGCCATATTATAGATTTATTGAGCGCTCGGTCGAGAAATGTCCATGCTATAGGAATTTGGGGAATGCCTGGTATAGGTAAGACAACTATTGCAAATTGTGTATTCAGCCAAATAAGAAGTCGTTTTGAGGgttcttattttgttgaaaatattaGGGAAGAATCAATGAGTCTTAACAGACTAAAACCAATGCGGCAAGAACTTCTTTCATCTATTTTTGAACATGCTGATTTGATGACAAATTCCAAAGTAATAAAAACAAAGCGTAGACGAAAACAAgttcttattgtttttgatgatgtCACAACTTTGAGTCAAATAGAATATTTAGTTGAAGATATGTATTCCTTTGGTTTGGGAAGTCGAATCATTATAACAACTATAGATAGACAAGTACTTCGAAGTTGTGGAGTggatgacatatatatatatgagatgaGGGGGTTGCCTGAGGATGAAGCTCTCCAGCTTTTTAGTTGGTACGCTTTTAAGCAAAGTAATCCTAACAAAGATTATGATGACCTATCAAAAAGGGTTGTAAAATATGTTGAAGGTGTTCCATTAGCTCTAAAAGTGTTGGGCTGCCATTTACTTTGTAAGTCAAAACAAATTTGGGAAAGTGCAATAAATAGATTAGAAATAATTCCTCATAAGGATATTCACAATGTACTAAAAGTTTGTTACGAGGGACTCAGTGATGATGAACGAAATATATTTCTAGATATTGCATATTTCCTTAAGTTGGAGAATATAGAATTTGTGATGGACTTTTTGAATGCTTGTTACTTGGAGGTTGAAAGCCAAGTAAGTGTTCTTAAAGACAAGTGTCTCATGACCATATCAAGAAATAATAAGGTAACAATGCATAAATTGCTTCAAGATATGGGAAGGGAAATTGTCCGACAAGAATCCCCAGGCAATCCTGGTATACGTAGCCGTTTATGGAACCATATAGACATCGATAATGTATTGAAGGAAAACAAGGTGAGCATTGAAGACATTTT GCTTAGTTCTATTTCCTCTGAGCTACGATACATATGTTGGTATGGATGTCCATTAAAATCATTGCAGCTAAATTTTCTGTCAGAGAACCTTGTTGCACTTCACATGCCTCATAGCCATATTGAACAACTTTGGTCAAGTGTTCAG CTTGATAATTTGAAACATATTGATCTAAGTTTTTCTAAACATCTGAGAAGCCAAGATCTCTCATTGACtccaaatgttaaaattttggttcTGGAAGGTTGTACAAGTTTACATGAGATTTCCTCGTCTATTCACGGCTGCAAATACGAGCTTCATATGTTAAATCTAAGGCACTGCAGAAGCCTTGAGAGTCTTCCAACAGACATTCATGTAGCATCTTTCGaaaaagttatcttttctgGATGTTCGAAACTCAAGCAATTTCCACAGGCCTCGTGGGATATGAAAGAGATATATTTAGATGAAACTGCAATCGAGGATTTGCCCTCATCAATAGAGAATTTATCCAGACTAGTTATATTAAATCTTAAGGACTGCTCAATGCTTCAGAGGCTCCCGAGCAGTATCTACCAGTTGAAATCTCTTCAATATCTCAATCTCTCGGGGTGTTTAAAACTTGATGGATTGCCTGATAAATTGGGAATTTAG